The DNA window AGCACGACATGTGGATCGTGGATGACGACACCTATGGCGACCTGCTACCGCGCAGCGAGCTGGGCTCGGTCACGCGCCTGGCGGCGCTCGATCACCTCGAGCGGGTAATCCATATCGGCAGCTTCTCCAAGACCGTGGCCCCGGGGCTGCGCGCCGGGTTCCTGGCCGCGGGCAACCAGCATATGGAGCGGCTGCTGCTGATGCGCTCGGTGAGGTCCATCCAGTCCTCGTTGCTCACCGATCAACTCGTGCACCACCTGCTCACTGAGGGCGGCTACGAGCAACACTGCGAGAAACTGCAGAAAAAGCTGGCCGCCAGCGGCAAGGCCCTGATGACCAAGATCCGTGCCCGCGGCTGGCAGGCCGTGGAAACCGGGGCCGGCATGTATCTGTGGATGTCGTTCGGCGAAGGGGTCGATGCCCGGCCGGTGTTGGATGCCCTGCGCGCGGACGGTGTGATGCTCGCGAGCGAAAGCACGTTCTCGAGCAGTGCCGTCCCCCACCACGTGCGCCTTAATGTCGCGCGCACCGACGATGCGATGCTCGATCGGATCGCCGCCGCCGTTGCCAGGGTCGCCGCGCACTAGCGGCGGCGGACACCCGCTGGCTTATGCAGCAGAGCGAGTGCGTTCTGCGCGGATTGCGTCACCCGCCAACACCCCGTCGCCCGGCGTCTGGCGAGAAGGGTGGGTCAAGCAGACGGGGCGCGGAACGCCGCCAGCAGGCGTGAGGCATCCTGGGAGGGCGGCAGGCCGAAGGCTCTGGCGTATTCACGGCTGAACTGGGTGGCGCTCTCATAGCCGACTTCCATCGCCGCGGCAGTCACGCTGGCGCCCCGGGCCGTGAGCAGGTGGCGTGCCTGCATCAGGCGCAGTTGCTTCTGGTACTGCAGTGGGCTGAGCGCCGTTGCCGCCTTGAAGTGGCGATGGAAGGCCGACTCGCTCATCGCGGCCAGGCGGGCGAGGGCGCCGATGCGCAAGGGCGCGCTGTAGTGTTCGCGGATCCACTGGATGGCCTTGCGGACGCGCGCAAGAGCCGAGTCCGGCGTGGCGATATCACGCAGGAGTTGTCCATGCGGCCCCTGGAGCACGCGGTAGAGAATCTCGCGTTCATAGACCGGTGCCAGGGCCGCGATGTCAGCCGGGCGTTCCATCAAACCCAGCATGCGCACCCAGGCATCCATCAGTTCGGGCGTGACGGTGGCCACCGAGAATGCGGCGGTGGGTCGCGAGGCCACGCCGGTGGGAACAGAATCGGGCAGGTCGTCCAGCAGGCGGCCGAGGATGCCTGCATCCAGGGTCAGTGCCACGGCCAGATAGGGACTGCCGTCCGATGCTGCATGGACCGCGCCAACGGCCGGAAGATCCACCGTCATGACGAAGTAGGTGGCCGGGTCGTAATGGAGGGTGCTCTCACCGACGGTCATGGACTTCCCGCCGCGCAGGATCAGGTTGATCATGGGCTCATAAACTGCAGAGAGCGCCTGCTCGGGAATCTTTCCCTGCACCATCGCCACCCGCGGAATGCCCGTCTCCGTTTGCCTGTTCTGGGCAGTCGAAGCCAACCTCCTGAGTTCGTTGAGCTGCGATGTCATGGAGCGGATGAGACCGCAGCGCCTGAGGGCACGCAAGTCGGAAAGCAGGATTGGGCAGGTTTCCGCCAAGATCGGGCAGGCCATGCCGGCATCGGCCCAATACCGTGGTGCTCCACATCGAAACAGGAGCACATCCATGGGTGTCATCGTCATCACCGGCGGGAGCCGGGGCATCGGGGCCGCCGCCGCAAGGGAGTGCGCCCGGCGTGGGCTTGGCGTCATCCTGACCTATCACCGCAATCCCCAGGCCGCGCAGGACGTGGTCGCACAGATCACCGACCAGGGCGGGTGCGCCCGCGCATTGCCGCTGGATGTGGCGGACGTGGCGAGCTTTGGCGCGTTTGGCCACGCTGTCGAGCTGCAACTGGACAGGGTCTGGCAGACCGACACGCTTTCTGGCCTGGTCAACAATGGCGGATATGGTCTGTTCAATCCGATGGAGACCGTGACCGAGCAGCAGTTCGATGGACTGTTCAATGTCCATCTCAGGGGGCCCTTCTTCCTGACCCAGCAGCTGCTGCCGCTCCTTGGCCGCGACGCTTCGATCGTCAACCTGACCAGTGCCACCGCGCGCGTGGCCACCGCGGGCGTGGCGCCCTATGCCGCGTTCAAGGGCGGGCTCGAAGTGCTGACGCGGTACATGGCCAAGGAATTCGGCGAGCGCGGGATTCGTGCCAACGCGGTTGCGCCGGGACCGATCCGCACCGAACTGGGGGGCGGCCTCGACGAGGAATACGAGGCGCTGTTGTCCTCGCAGACGGCTTTGGGGCGCATCGGTGAGCCCGAGGAAGTCGCACGGGTGATTGCCACGCTCCTGTCGGCCGATGGCGCGTGGATCAACGCACAGACCATCGAAGTCGGTGGCGGCTACTTCGTCTGAGGAGGACGGCATGCTCGACCATCTATTCCTGACCGTCGCCGATCTACGGCGCGCCATCGTGTTCTACGAGGCCGCGTTGAAGCCGCTTGGGATCGTCAATCGCCTGGATTACGACGGCCGGGACGGGCCGCCTGGCCACCCTGATCTCAAGGGCTTTGGCGCCAACGGCAGGATGTTTTTCTGGCTGCGGCAGGGACCATCCTGCGGTGCCGCGGCGCATGTGGGCTTCGTTGCCCAATCCCGGGAGAGGGTAGACGCGGCCTATCGCGCCGCGATGCTGGCCGGCGCAACCGAGATTCATCCCCCCGGCGTACAGCTGCACCACGACCCCCGCTACTACGCCGCGCAGGTCAGGGACCCGGACGGCTACAGCCTGGAGTTTGTCTACAAGCGTTGGCAGCACGAGGACTGAAACCATGACAGCAAAGCAGCCATTGCAATCGACTGCGAACCGCTTCATCGCGGCGACCAACGCCTTCGACGCGCCGGCCGTGCTGGCGCTGTTCGCGCCCGACGCGGTGATCGACGACCCCTCCACCGGTCACACCTTCGTCGGTCACCCCAGCATCCGCGATTACGTGGAGCGCTACTTCGTGGGCTACAACACAGCCACCCGTCTGTTGTCGTTGACGCAGTCGGGCAAGAACCAGGCCGCGGTCCGGGTGGATTTCAAAGGGGACTTTGGCCACGAGATCGGTCTGTTGGTCATCACGCTCGGCGCGGGTGGGTTGATCACCCGCATCGATGCGGATCTGGAGTGAAGAGGACGGGCCCAGATGAAACACCTGATGAGCTTCGGTGCCTCGAGGGGCGCCGCCCGCTTGGTGGCGCCCCTCGCTGCAGGATCGATGTGTGCCGACGCCGCTGAAATGCTTCAGATCCTCCCTTCATCCACGCCGGAGGTCACGTGACGATCATCGACCACATCGAGTTCGCTGTCAGCGACGCGACACGTTCGCGCCGCTTCTATGAGGCTGCGCTGGCGCCGCTGGGCTTTGTTTGCATCATCACAGTTGGGCCGGAGAAAAGCAGAACCGGAGGTTTCCGGCACGGCTTTGGCAAAGGGGGCTATCCGAGCCTCTGGATCCACGAGAGAGCGACGGTTGCCCCAGGGACGCATATCGCCCTTGCCTCCAAGAGCCGCCTGGTGGTGGATGCCTTTCACAGGGCGGCGGTGGGAGCCGGTGGCATCGACAACGGCCCGCCCGGCGTGCGCGAGCACTATCACCTGCGCTATTACGCGGCCTATGTGCTGGATCCGGACGGCATCAATGTCGAGGTGGTATGCCAGCGCTAGTTGAGGCGGGCGTCTCCTGCGGCCGTCTGTTCCACACATGCTGGTCCCAGTGGGCGAGGATGGTTTGCCAGGGGGGAGACCGTGGTTCGACGGCGCTGCGAATTCAACGGTGGGAAGATGTGCGTCGCCCGGTGTGTCGGCCTCCAGAGGTATGTGCCGCGCCGGCCGGACGATCGCTTGCTCGCCTCGCGCTGAGTGGTGGGTGGTTGGCGATGGCGCCCTCCAACCTGACCGGATGCTTGGTTTTCCCTCGTTTCCGGTGGAACGCCATGGGCCTGGCTCACCCGATCCGGTGCTGGGTCTGATGTTGCGTCGGGGAGGTCCGACCGCGCGAGGCTCGCTGTAGAGCTGAATGGCGTGCCCGCTCATGGGCGCGTGTCCAGATGAAGGTGTCCCAGCAACGGCATAAGAGGCCAGACGATGTCCCCGCGCGTCCGCATCATGCAAACCTTCCTGTGGGCCTCCACGCTCGCCTGGGGGATCGGGCTGGGGGCGAAGCTCTTCGACCTGCTGGTCGTTGCTGGCGCCTGGGGGGCCGCCCCGCCCGCGTCGTTCGCGCTACTGCCCTATGGCCCCAGGTATCCGGTCAGTCCAGGCGACTTTTTCCAGCCACTGTCGGCCTTGATGGCGCTCACCGTGGTCGGTGCACTGGTCGCTGGGTGGCGCCAGTCACGGCCACTTCGTCGCTGGTTGCTGGTGGGCGTATCCGCCTTCGTCCTGATCTGGGCGATCACGCCCACGATCTTCTGGCCGATGATCAATGCTCAGTACGCCATCGCGACGGGAAAGGCGACCGCCAGCGCCGCGGAGGCAGCCGCGCTGACTGCACGCTGGATCGCGTGGGACGGGTTTCGCATCGCGCTCATCGCCATCGGATTTCTCGCGTCCCTCCGGACCTTGACGCTCGCCACGCAAGGCCTGATTCATACGCAAGTTCGGCCCTGATCCGCCACCGGTGCGACTGCGCCTGGCGGTGTGGCGCGCCCCGTCATTGCCGAGGGCAAGTGCGTTCGTGGTTGGGTGCGGGCCTCGAAGTGCGCCACGGCGTGCGCCTGCCGGACCGCCGCGTCGGCGCGTGGTTGGATGGGGTGATGCGCAAGGCCACGGGTACTTCGCGCCTCAGTCTTGGGATCGTTCAAGCGCCGTGTGAATTTGCTGGGGGGCTCTTCACCCGTGCCCAACCCGTGCAGGTACACGTTTGCGCGGCCCGCTTGAGGGCGAACTGAAGTGGAGCTCCACGATGGACAAGAATCGGACCGAGGGTGCCAAGAATCAGGTCAAGGGCACCGCCAAGGAAGTGGCCGGCAAGGTCACCGGCAATACCGGGAAGGAAGTCGAGGGCAAGGTGCAGAAGGGCGTAGGCAAGGCCCAGAGCGCAGTGGGCAAGAGTCGCGACGAGGCCAGGACCCATCGCTGAACTCCCGACGCCGGCTCCCGGGTTTTCCGGGGCCGGCGTGTAGCGGTATGGGAGCGGTCACGCCCTGCGCGTTGGCGCGCCGCGCGCACTTGCGCCCTCCCTGCCCGGTCGCTCAATCGCCCAGGCTCATGGGCTTCTCGCCGCCCGGGGACAGGCCAAAGCGCGCCCGGGTCCAGTTGAGGAACGCCCCGTAGGGCCGTCCGGTGACCAGCATCAACACGGTGGCGCCCAAGACGCCGCGGACCAGGCCGGCACCGGAGGCCCCGCTGACGGCGATGATGGCCGCATAGATCGGGACCTGGAAACTGACCAGCGCCAGGCTGTCCCAAAACAGCTGCGATGCGCGCGACGGCCCTGCATGCCGCATCAGG is part of the Pseudoxanthomonas sp. JBR18 genome and encodes:
- a CDS encoding AraC family transcriptional regulator — encoded protein: MTPSPRRAHSLAAAAPMPRLPPVMTMTPMDVLLFRCGAPRYWADAGMACPILAETCPILLSDLRALRRCGLIRSMTSQLNELRRLASTAQNRQTETGIPRVAMVQGKIPEQALSAVYEPMINLILRGGKSMTVGESTLHYDPATYFVMTVDLPAVGAVHAASDGSPYLAVALTLDAGILGRLLDDLPDSVPTGVASRPTAAFSVATVTPELMDAWVRMLGLMERPADIAALAPVYEREILYRVLQGPHGQLLRDIATPDSALARVRKAIQWIREHYSAPLRIGALARLAAMSESAFHRHFKAATALSPLQYQKQLRLMQARHLLTARGASVTAAAMEVGYESATQFSREYARAFGLPPSQDASRLLAAFRAPSA
- a CDS encoding SDR family oxidoreductase → MGVIVITGGSRGIGAAAARECARRGLGVILTYHRNPQAAQDVVAQITDQGGCARALPLDVADVASFGAFGHAVELQLDRVWQTDTLSGLVNNGGYGLFNPMETVTEQQFDGLFNVHLRGPFFLTQQLLPLLGRDASIVNLTSATARVATAGVAPYAAFKGGLEVLTRYMAKEFGERGIRANAVAPGPIRTELGGGLDEEYEALLSSQTALGRIGEPEEVARVIATLLSADGAWINAQTIEVGGGYFV
- a CDS encoding VOC family protein; this encodes MLDHLFLTVADLRRAIVFYEAALKPLGIVNRLDYDGRDGPPGHPDLKGFGANGRMFFWLRQGPSCGAAAHVGFVAQSRERVDAAYRAAMLAGATEIHPPGVQLHHDPRYYAAQVRDPDGYSLEFVYKRWQHED
- a CDS encoding nuclear transport factor 2 family protein, whose translation is MTAKQPLQSTANRFIAATNAFDAPAVLALFAPDAVIDDPSTGHTFVGHPSIRDYVERYFVGYNTATRLLSLTQSGKNQAAVRVDFKGDFGHEIGLLVITLGAGGLITRIDADLE
- a CDS encoding VOC family protein produces the protein MTIIDHIEFAVSDATRSRRFYEAALAPLGFVCIITVGPEKSRTGGFRHGFGKGGYPSLWIHERATVAPGTHIALASKSRLVVDAFHRAAVGAGGIDNGPPGVREHYHLRYYAAYVLDPDGINVEVVCQR
- a CDS encoding anthrone oxygenase family protein, translating into MSPRVRIMQTFLWASTLAWGIGLGAKLFDLLVVAGAWGAAPPASFALLPYGPRYPVSPGDFFQPLSALMALTVVGALVAGWRQSRPLRRWLLVGVSAFVLIWAITPTIFWPMINAQYAIATGKATASAAEAAALTARWIAWDGFRIALIAIGFLASLRTLTLATQGLIHTQVRP
- a CDS encoding CsbD family protein; translated protein: MDKNRTEGAKNQVKGTAKEVAGKVTGNTGKEVEGKVQKGVGKAQSAVGKSRDEARTHR
- the alaE gene encoding L-alanine exporter AlaE produces the protein MHDTTPLAAPRLRAFIADTTALIVFFTATGVLNERFVSGMSWDEILHARLLGAALMIPVARPYGLWRDRLMRHAGPSRASQLFWDSLALVSFQVPIYAAIIAVSGASGAGLVRGVLGATVLMLVTGRPYGAFLNWTRARFGLSPGGEKPMSLGD